One part of the Streptomyces ferrugineus genome encodes these proteins:
- the purE gene encoding 5-(carboxyamino)imidazole ribonucleotide mutase, giving the protein MSPVVGIVMGSDSDWPVMEAAAQALDEFEIDYEVDVVSAHRMPREMVAYGEQAAERGLKVIIAGAGGAAHLPGMLASVTPLPVIGVPVPLKYLDGMDSLLSIVQMPAGVPVATVSVAGARNAGLLAARILAAHDEDLLQRMREFQQDLNDQATEKGKRLRAKVEGSNGFGFGTGK; this is encoded by the coding sequence ATGAGCCCCGTTGTAGGCATCGTCATGGGGTCGGACTCCGACTGGCCCGTCATGGAGGCCGCCGCCCAGGCTCTCGACGAGTTCGAGATCGACTACGAGGTCGACGTCGTCTCCGCGCACCGTATGCCGCGCGAGATGGTCGCGTACGGCGAGCAGGCCGCCGAGCGGGGCCTGAAGGTGATCATCGCGGGCGCCGGGGGAGCCGCCCACCTGCCCGGCATGCTCGCCTCCGTCACGCCGCTGCCGGTCATCGGCGTGCCCGTCCCGCTGAAGTACCTCGACGGCATGGACTCGCTGCTCTCCATCGTGCAGATGCCGGCCGGCGTCCCGGTCGCCACCGTCTCGGTCGCCGGCGCGCGCAACGCCGGCCTGCTCGCCGCCCGTATCCTCGCCGCCCACGACGAGGACCTGCTGCAGCGGATGCGGGAGTTCCAGCAGGACCTGAACGACCAGGCCACCGAGAAGGGCAAGCGCCTGCGCGCCAAGGTCGAGGGATCGAACGGCTTCGGCTTCGGCACGGGGAAGTGA
- a CDS encoding dipeptidase — MTSASLEAARELLREFPVVDGHNDLPWALRQQVRYDLDARDIAGDQGAHLHTDIPRLREGGVGAQFWSVYVRSDYAGDKAVSATLEQIDCVRQLLARHPRDLRPALTAADMEAARSEGRIASLMGAEGGHSIANSLATLRALYALGVRYMTLTHNDNIAWADSATDAPKVGGLSAFGREVVREMNREGMLVDLSHVAATTMRDALDTSTAPVIFSHSSSRAVCDHPRNIPDDVLERLPGNGGVAMVTFVPKFVLQAAVDWTVAADENMRAHGFHHLDTTAEAMKVHRAFEETHPRPIATVSTVADHLDHMREVVGVDHLGIGGDYDGTAFTPDGLSDVSGYPNLIAELLDRGWSRPDLAKLTWRNAVRVLGAAEDVARDLQTTRGPSNAAIEELDGLDN; from the coding sequence ATGACCTCCGCTTCGTTGGAGGCAGCACGGGAACTCCTGCGCGAGTTCCCGGTCGTCGACGGCCACAACGACCTCCCGTGGGCCCTGCGCCAACAGGTCCGCTACGACCTCGACGCCCGCGACATCGCCGGCGACCAGGGCGCCCATCTGCACACCGACATCCCCCGCCTGCGCGAGGGCGGCGTCGGTGCGCAGTTCTGGTCGGTGTACGTCCGCTCCGACTACGCCGGCGACAAGGCGGTCAGCGCCACCCTCGAGCAGATCGACTGCGTACGGCAGCTGCTGGCGCGCCATCCGCGGGATCTGCGCCCGGCGCTGACGGCGGCCGACATGGAGGCCGCCCGATCCGAGGGCCGTATCGCGTCGTTGATGGGCGCCGAGGGCGGCCACTCCATCGCGAACTCCCTCGCCACCCTGCGCGCCCTGTACGCGCTCGGGGTCCGCTACATGACCCTCACCCACAACGACAACATCGCGTGGGCCGACTCGGCGACGGACGCACCGAAGGTCGGCGGCCTGTCCGCCTTCGGCCGCGAGGTGGTGCGGGAGATGAACCGCGAGGGCATGCTCGTCGACCTCTCGCACGTGGCGGCCACGACGATGCGCGACGCGCTGGACACCTCCACCGCCCCGGTGATCTTCTCCCACTCCTCCTCCCGCGCGGTCTGCGACCACCCGCGCAACATCCCGGACGACGTCCTGGAGCGCCTCCCCGGCAACGGCGGCGTCGCCATGGTGACCTTCGTGCCGAAGTTCGTGCTCCAGGCGGCCGTCGACTGGACGGTCGCGGCCGACGAGAACATGCGCGCCCACGGCTTCCACCATCTCGACACCACCGCCGAGGCGATGAAGGTGCACCGCGCCTTCGAGGAGACCCACCCGCGCCCGATCGCCACGGTGTCCACGGTCGCCGACCACCTGGACCACATGCGCGAGGTCGTCGGCGTCGACCACCTCGGCATCGGCGGCGACTACGACGGCACCGCCTTCACCCCCGACGGCCTCAGCGACGTCTCCGGCTACCCCAACCTCATCGCCGAACTCCTGGACCGGGGCTGGTCCAGGCCCGACCTGGCCAAGCTGACCTGGCGGAACGCGGTACGGGTGCTGGGCGCGGCCGAGGACGTGGCCCGCGACCTTCAGACGACGCGGGGCCCGTCCAACGCGGCCATCGAGGAACTGGACGGACTGGACAACTGA